Sequence from the Sander lucioperca isolate FBNREF2018 chromosome 16, SLUC_FBN_1.2, whole genome shotgun sequence genome:
TTCTGCAACAAATTGTTTCTGTCAAGACTGATGCTTCTCATTACATTTGACTTAAAGTGACATTGAATTTCACTCTACTTTTATCTTTAGTTAAGTGGAGGGAAGGATGTTTTTCAGGACACCAAGCATTGAAATTCACATTCAGAGCTTtcaagtttttttcttcttgcttCCACCTACAGTCAAAAGTTGACACTTCACTTCTTTAAACCATTGGTGTAAATTTCCAAAACTCCCCTCATGCTTGCTGTCAGACAGTTTCCAGACCTTATAGAGTCTGGGGGGGTGGGATAAGGCTATGTCATGGAGGGCAGAATGTGCTCCCTGTTCATAATTGTTTATTTAATCAAAACATCCCTCTGGGTGCGGAGCCTAGTCCCGGCTCCCCCTGCAGCCTCCCCAGCTCTTTGTCCCGACACAGAGGGGGAAATGGCCAGCAGCGTCCCTTTTTGAAAACTGTCCAGCTGTCAAAGTGGCAGTGACATTTTCACAATGCTTCCCTGGGCTCATCTCCTCTGTCCGCACCCCCACCCCCCGGCACTGTaagcctcccctccctcccctccccacCCACTCGCCCTCCAGCAGGCAGGGGGACAGCACCAGAGCCAAATTCACATGTGACGGACAAACGAGCTGCAGGTTACAGATCCcaaactttttctttcttcttgccTCTCTGTAGCTCTGTCTCCCCATCCACAAAACTGACCAAAACAGGAAATATGAGACCTGTTCCCATGTTGTATCCCATAAAGACCATAACATAATCACCACCTCCAAATGTAATCATACATATGTGATTTTTCAGTAGATTTGAGTGACCCAGAGGTGTTAAAAGTTTTGCTTACCTTCTAGTCTTCTTTTCCCAAAGATATTTCTATTTTGGCAACCCTATATTGTTCTAATCCCTACTAGCAGGCATTTCCTTGGTGTTCTTGACTGGTGGATTGGACTGGGGCTGGGTGGTGGGCGGGCGCTTGACCGCAGTGTGATGGAGTTGGGTTTGGTTTTTAGGGTGGGTGCTATTACTCTCAGACTGGATGAATTAAGCTAACCTgtcatatgtgtgtttgtttcacaGCATCCCGGCCCACTACGTGTACCCTCAGGCCTTCGTTCAGCCCAGTGTGGTCATCCCTCATGTGCAACCTACAGCTGCTGCACCTGCCACCGCTTCCTCCCCCTACATCGACTACACCGGAGCTGCCTACGCGCAGTATTCTGCAGCCGCAGCTAACGCTGCCGCTGCATATGAGCAGTATCCCTACGCTGCATCCCCTGCTGCCGCAGGCTACTTAGCTACTGCTGGCTACGGCTATGCAGTCCAGCAGCCTTtagccacagctgccccaggCTCAGCTGCCGCTGCAGCTGCAGCCTTTGGTCAGTACCAGCCTCAGCAGCTGCAAGCCGACCGCATGCAATAGCAGCTACTGCAACCACTGGACATGCAGAGAGAGGAGGCCTGCACCCGGCCACAGCTGATTAGTCAGAAGGAGCAGCGAAGGAAAAGGAAGAGGGAGTGGCCTTAAGGGTGGGTGTGTCAGCAACTTAGAGGCAGAGTTGCTTTAAaaaggtgatgatgatgatgatgatgatgatgatggtggtggtggtagtgatgatgatgatgatgatgatggtggtggtagtgatgatgatggtgaggTGGGAACCTTTTACAGTAACTTTCCAACTTGCTGTGCTTCAAccaaaaaaaacgagaaaatgaaaaaaagtcgcAGAACAAATAATGGAAAGtgatatattattattgttgttgttattactattattattattattattattattattattatcattattattatcattgtaGTAGAGTACTTATTTCTAGAGAAGAAAAGCAGGAACTAATCCCTGTGGTTGGTATAGGTGTTAAACTAAGCCTTTAAGTCCTATTGCTGTCTTTAATGTTAGTTTAGGAGactgttctctttttttccagttATTTGATGCCCTcataacatttatatttattattgttattattacacattGGGGGCTCTTCttgttctttttgtcttttcaagTGCAGTTTTTGAGTTAATATTTTCTGATAATCAGGGAAATGGAACCGTTTCCAACGTGTTAGCTATAATTATGTGACCTCTGTCGGGAAGTCGAGGAGTCGTAACTTGTCGTGTCACACATATTTGAAGAACTACCTTTTTATCTTCCTGATGCTGAATGTccctttttttacattatgtCTTTGACCTCTTGACCTATGCAAACAAATCAACAggagacaaaaaacaacaaagaaaagaaactgaaaATGTCATCAACTCTGACTTGATTCTTGGACTAAAGGGGGACTtggcaaacaaaacaaacgcACTGACAAAAGGAAAGAGGTTGAAAATGGCTTCAGACAATGAGAAACACTAAATCAGTCCCTTTTCCACATGTTTCAcctacacagacacatgcatccAGAGTTGCACACATAGCAGTCAAAGACAAAGGCAGCACAGTTGTGTTTCTCTCTGGCTCTgggatggagagaaagaaaaagagaaagaaagagggagagagcagcTGCTGGTGGGGGTGGACAGAGCCGCTCCAGCGCCACACAGACGGATCACTCTGGAAAGAACGCATCACTTGTGCTCGTTTGTTGAGCTGTCACATTTTAATCCCTGGCCAGCCCCATTTGGGAACCAACTTCACACCCCTACACCCAACTCAACAGGGTAAAAGAGCCCCACAGCAGAGCCCCCCCCCCAGTCATGCAGCCCTGCAGCTGTCAGCACTTCCACCTCCGTGCTGCTGTAGTCTGGTGTCAggtacacactcacaaacacacacactttcaaccAAAGCCACCCCAACAACTGGTCTGCCTCATGTCTGTCAAAATCACCAGGTGGGGTGGGAGAGAACGGGGGTTTGACTCTTTGACGTAATGTTGGTCTGTGTGCCTAGATTTTTATTGCTatttaagtgagaaaaaaaacagaaaaagagaattctactatttaagatatttatttttggGGGTTGACTATGTTGACGCTCTAAGAGTAGAGACTTAGTAGCGGTActgtattaataatattatgTACTCATCTCAAGGCATATATAAGTTATTGATTAGTTTTAGTAATACTAGTactaaaataattattattaacataCTCAACCAAAAATGTCAATGTAGGAGTTATTTAAGATACTGTTATGTGCactgtacttttattttttatctttttgatTCTTTAGAACATGACATTAAATATTAGCTCAATGCCTTTTGTAGGGAAGaaactttatttaaatgcaGGCCTGTTTGCATGCAGATTGTACTCTGCCTCTTCTGTGTTCAGATGAggggataaaaataataataatttcacaAAAAACAAGCGAAAATGCTGCTTTCTCCACTAGAATGTATAGTTGTCGTCAAGGTTTCAGTAGCTGTGCTTCTTTTGCTTAATATACATCAGATGGGCTATTTTACACTGTTGGGAATTTTTATACTTGAACTATTTCTTACAAgggaaatatgaaaaaaatgacaaaaaaactttttaagaAAGCTTTTCATTGTCACTGGATGAAGGCATGTAAAGTGTTTCTATTTAATGCAAAGGTCCTGTTGATATTAAAACCTTTACTTCAGAATTTCAACACCATTTACTTCAAATTGGAATAAAATGTTCTATATTTAACAAGCTTGttgacatttattttcattaagaCTGCAAAAAAATGAGGTTTCATGTCCGGTTATTTCAATGGGACTCATATGACGATCTTTTTACACACATCGAGTAACATCTCTCTTTATTTAGCTTAACAAGGGTGTTAATGGTACCAACCTAGCCGGCTAAAAAGCTAGGCGGGTTGTGAGCAAGGATTATTACTCAGTGTCAAAGTGACAGTGTTAgcattgctagctagctgttgaCTAGAGTGACCACATAGAAAGACTGTCTGTATTTTTGCTCTGCACAGAGTTGTGTCTTTCTCTGAGAAACATCTTTTAAATCAAGACATGGCGGGTTAATTATGAATCAACCAGCTAACCTTAGCTGCTGCCGCTAACACTGTCTCTTCTAGTTAGGTAGCCAGCAAGGTAGCATTAGCAGCCTtgttaaactaaataaaagcaGAGGATAGTTACTGTTTCTGTGTATTTACATCAGGAGCTAGATGGTTGATTCAGAGACAGGTAtcatgtgattggctgaaaTGTGTCATGAAAAgtgacatgaaataaaacattgagacaaaatgccattatgaaataaaaacagacttttaaaaaaaggctACTTTGAAATTATACATTTTCTTATAAGCTCCTATAAAACTTGTattatgaagtgtgtgtgtgtgtgtgtgtgtgtgtgtgtgtgtgtgtgtgtgtgtgtgtgtgtgtgtgtgtgtgtgtgtgtgtgtgtgtgtgtgtgtgtgtgtgtgtgtgtttttgtttaactatattcgtgaggtccaaaaaccgggaatatagtatacttgtggggtctggacagctttgtagggccaaaatgctggacccaaCAAAGGGGCTGTTTgaaggttaagacttggttttaggattaggcttagaattaggttatggttagggtgagggtaagggttaaggttaggcatttagttgtgatggtgagggtaaggggctagggaatgcattatgttgatgacgggtccccacaaagatagtaagacacactgtgtgtgtgtgtgtgtgtgtgtgtgtgtgtgtgtgtgcgcgtgtgtgcgtgtgtgcgtgtcttaTTTCTCTGCCTGCAAggtgacaaacacacagatgctGCACAGCTCCTTCTCACTGTCAAACCATCTTGAGAAGACATTATTTGAAACATTCTTACATTACAGTCACACCCACAGTTTACATGGATACATCTGACACATAATAAAGTCTCTCAGGACTCAGACCATCAATGATTCATTCACTCTCTAATCAATAAGTTATGTTATAAAGAGTGTGCTGCCGTGTCTCTGCCTTCTTTTACTCGGCTCCAGGGAGTATTTTTGTCCCTGGTGAAAAATGAAACTGTAGGTGGGTGATCATGACACAGCAAGTCCTTATGGATGAAATCAGCTGCTATCATAGCATCTGACCTCATGAtgtaataaaagtaaaacatgttGCTTTATTAAACTGATGATGTAGAGCTGTAATAGAGTTCTGATGAGACTTTAAAGGGGCACCCAGGATCAGTTTACTCGTCATGGGGAGTACTACTCTTTGAAAACAGTTGTCTTGTCAGTGTCTAGTctataatgtcttctgtggctctggagatACTTTTTAAAGTCAGTACCACTTTCTAACAAGGCACTATCTATAAAGTGTTTATGAGTTGTAACAAGTGGCAATGTTAATGCATAGTAAATAATCTACTAAAAGCTTCTGTCATCAGTGTTAAATCGATTTGGGATTTAATTACAAATGTATAACAGAAAGACTGCATAACAGACTGGGGGTGTGGGGTCTAATGCTACGTTCAGGTCATATCATTCAGGCCATATGAGGTGTCGAGTGGGGAAATTAAATGTTCATGTCAGCCTCCGAGTTGTAATTCTTAGTCTGAGATATCAGGGATTTCTGTATTGTGATGTCGAGATCCAACTTCAGGGAGCGTTCCAGTTGAAATTTCCGACCAGGAACTCGGAAATTCCTGTTCAACTGGAACCTCCATTAAAGTCAAAATATCTTGACCTTGGCTgcgccaatttttttttttaaatcttagtTTCTCAAATTTCAAATTCCAGAACTTTATAAAAGTGCAGTACTAAATCAGTGGAGCACTCCTTTAAACTTGGTTGATCTGGAGGCATTATTGAATTGTCATTATTAAATTGTGTAGCCTACCTGTTGATATCAACACCTCTTAGCATCCAGGATGTAAAAGTTCATTTGAACCTACATCAGCAGCTGATATAGGCTACTGCAGTTATCATGTTTAAGGGGATTTCCAAATTGGGGGTCAAACCTTGGCAGTCGTTAGGGATGACTTCCCTGTAAGTTCAGGTCCATTCCCTCAGGAGAGACCCGTGTAGACTTCGCCACAGCCTCAATAACTCGTCTATTTTTAGCAGGGCTGTCTAAGGCTGCCATGTTGCCTGCGAGGTAAGTGCTTGTCCGCCCCAAAGGAGATACTGCGGCACtgactcacggtcctctctgcACGGCGTGAGGCTTTCAGGTTCACCGTGTTGCTTAATTAGGACATCCCGGAAGAGTCACGGTGCTGTGCGCAGCTGAGTGACGGGGCAGGAGGGGGACTTGCACGGCCGCAGCACACAGCCACGAATCCCGGGATATTGACAGTCCCAACAAAACATCAGCTGAAATTTACTGTGGACCAGAGGAGTGAGGTAAGATGTTTCTATACTGACGAGGTTCTAACTGAGTGTGAAATTTAGTTAATTTTCGGGGTGGGGCGGAGGGTTAAAATTGGGTGTCCGACTGCGCAGAAATGTCCACAGTCATCTTCACCTGCTCCCTGTGCGCCAtggttttttatatttagcacGCAGTAAAAGAGCACTGTGTTGATTTCGTACTGATTGTTTTCTTCCATCTCGTTTGTTCCTTTCGAGTAACGGTTATTGTTGTGGCGTGAAGCATCATATTTGAGGGACGGTGAAAGTCCTGTCAGCATGCCAGCAGTGTGCCTTGTCATGTTCTATAAGCGTCATCTTTTGCCTGCACGTGCCTGCATGATGAGCAGCTGTAATCAGACAATATGAGTTTCAGCCTGTTAATATTATAAATGACATAGGCTGTAGATGTTTTAAGTTTAAATCTCATTTCTGACCAAacagttgacaaaacaatcacctcgaggtccatttagtagcttTTGGAGGTTTTGATTATATCATGGCTCCTCCATGTTAAAGGTTGAGTTAAACTTAACTTTTGaagtggctgggttggctcagtggctagagcaggcacacatatccTGTGGAGGTTTATGTCtcaatgcagaggtccagggtttgaatccgacctgtgacaatttcttCCATGTCTTCcccctagctgtcctatcaattaaaggtggaaaaaaacTTTTGAGCCAACATTGACAGGAAGTCCTTAAGTGctcagaaaaataaattaaattaaaattagtCTTACATTGCCTATtgtctatatccacaatgttccacttccgggattgttcagatgccgctggaaattccgcctgaTGTCTTTAATTTCggccggtcgatttatgaggactattgttcactgctcctcagatctctgtagggtaaatccagacagctaactagactatctgtccaatctgagttttctgttgcacgactaaaacactttgaacgtacacacgttccatcaaaacaagttccttcccggggctattttgcagaggcgccgggGCTCTGTGCGgcacttagcgccacccatgacgatatcagatagtctagctagctgtctggatttaccctgcagagatctgaggagcagttagccatagtcctcataaatcgaccggagtttaaaatggcaaaacaaagaaagcgtaaggtaacggacatccggctgaaaagaagTACATACGGCAAaatttccggtggcaacggagcaatcccggaagtggaacattgtggatatagactacgcagacctatcttcacagcgctgtggagtaaggtctggctacaccacacatatatTCTggaataggagaaaaaaacactgggttgtttgcatttctttaaaccaatcacaatcgtcttgggcagcgctacgCTCAGACGCAGTGATgttggctctgcaaaatagtctcgggaaggaactcgttttggtggaacgtttgcaccccgcaaaagaaaacgtaacttaaaatattaaattaagttaacttttcacacaatacagtaatgtgagctttttaaattagctggatacatggttaaacgtaatttgctcttaccagtgtattgccCTGTGTACTTCGTCCTTAGCAAACCCACCAATCCAAGAAAGCAAACACTTTATTCATACTTTTTAGTTTTAGAtttgaataatgtttttttgaatAATTATACCTAGTTGAGCCATGAATGACAATATTTGTTTTAATCAATTATATAAAATTCCAAGTACAAGAAAATTGCTTGTCCCCACAGGCATGTATGGAGGATTAAGATCATGTTTTGAATTTAAAAAGATATTTCTCTCCCATTTTAAATGCAATGATGTTTACACCAAAATCACATTTATGAAGTGGATcacataacaaaaaaacaactaaatattataaataatattattaaattgTCTGTCCCCTGGTGTCACGTCACTGGTGTTACCATTTAACAATAATCCCTATTCTGAAAAAATCGGAAGAGTTTTGATATTGCTTTCTGTACTGTACATTCTACTTCCTGAAGAACTGTACATGAAGACACTTGGTTAATCTACTGtctcttttaaaatgtttgaaaatgtatCATTTATCTCATGATTTCATGCAAGGCTTTTAGCTAGCGTCACTGGTATGACTTATTTTATTAAGTAGggtatgtaaaaatgtaaaaaattatTATACAAATGGATTAACTTACATATTTTAGAGTGTTTAGCATGATTAGCAACATGTGGTTTGAGGTACTGTAGCTTCCATTTTgtaaaatacatatttcataaaaactgtaactggTGTTACCGTCACTGGTGTTACTGCTCCTCATGGTAACACCAGTTTTAACTAAATGTAAAAAATCCATTAAGCTCTCATTTATGTGGATTCATGAAGCCAAAGGGTTAACTAATACTGTAACCTGAATTTTAAATGTAGgaaaattaaatacattttaagtcaTATTCCAAATATCCATATTCCAAAAGTTATTCCAAAAGTGGGTGTTTCTGTAAAATGACTCCGATCATCTATATAGATAGGCTGCTGTAGCCTATTAGGGCTGGGTGTTATGACGATATTTCGTCAAACCAATATAAAAATGTCTAtcgtatatacagtatttgtctatATCGTTTCCATTGCAATGTTGAAAAACCAACGTCTGAACTGCATTACGGCAATATTTACATCACTTTGGtgtaatgtaaagcactttgggtttacttgtaatgaaaggtgctacacaaataaaattgacattgacattagCTTTACGTTCTGACCCTTGCAGGTTGCGTACATTTTGCACTAAGGTTCTTAATAAAATGAGTATAATACTCAGTACTTTTCATTTCaagtatttaattcacacaGCATACAAAAAGGCtttaccatgtggttatttTCATAaagactatttatttattgaacaaccagaaaacatgctatattgggatatactgtatatcgtTATTGAGATATGAAATTACTGTACCTATATCGggatagaagattttggccGTATTGCCAAGCCCTACCGACTATAATAAAAACACTGTGATGCCTAATATCAGCTATAtttaaatcaacaacaaaaacccAGATGCTACAGTGGTTTTTTTGTAAGTGGATACAAAATACCAAGACTTTCACCAACAGCTCATACTGATGATATCACAGCTTCCTGTTTTAGTGGCTATATGAACGGCTGTAGCTCTTGTAGCATAAACACAATACCGATAAAACAATTATTTACTGAATTTACTCAAATGTACTTGTACAGTGCAGCGCATGATCTTGAGACCTACATTTGAATACCTTACAGTAGGCCCATAGCAGCTGGCTTTGGCCCAATATAGGCCCAAAGATCAGATACCAGGCCAGAGGGTTCATGACAGACATGCAGGTCAGGGTGAAGTCAGTAATATCTTTCCACTGCAGGAGCATGTGTGCTTTCTCAGCTGTTGGTTGGGGTCTTTATGTGGCAGACGCTGTTGCCCACCTGTCTGcaggaacagagagaggaatgTGTTCATTTACTGGGGTCTACTAATGTCTACTTAATACAACAGCTGAACATTATTGATAGATGAATTTGATAACGGCAACATTGTGTTGTTTGTCTGGTGTGTTACTTTCTTTGTACCACTCATGGTTTCAACCCACTCTGGCTGTTTCCCATTAAGTTTCTGTAATGGGCTTACATTGAGTGTATATGAAAAGCTAAAAGAGCATCATTGGCCATGGTTTTGCATTGCAATGGAGAATTTGGCTGGTTGACAATACAATCAGTGCAGACGCTGGCTGTTTCTGTCTCATGGTTTTTAAACACATTATATATTGAGCGAGGCAGTGATTAAGTTAAGTGTTTGGGACTTTAGCAAATAGAGTAGTTGATTCTCTGTCCTCTATCTAATGTATGCAATGTAAAGCTTCAACTATGGGGCTGCAACAggtattttcattatttattatctataaaacagaaaaagaaaactgcTCACCACAATTTCACAGAGCCCCAGGTGACATCTTTAAAGAGTAACTTAATACTCTCTGCTAACCACCTTACTACAGTGGTGTACAGGTGTACTCCAGGACCCAGTGTAGATGTGTTATCAGAACATGTCTTGTTGACTACAAGACTAACTATAAATATTGTATAGAGGGCCTAAAAAAAAGTGGTATCAAAATGCAAAGACTAATAATTTGATTAAAATAAGTTTATCGCTGTTTAAACTCAAGAAATAAACTTGATCCAAGCAAATGTCTTGGATAGCTGCTTCATATCTGACTTGTTGTACATGATCAGTCTACATTGATGACATGCTCTCCAGGTTTCAGAGCTGTTGTGACCCAGAGAGCAGAAATAGCAGCTGAGTCTTGCGACAGGCATCTGGCACCGAGGAGAGGTTTCTCCAGAGATGACTCGGTGACGCCCATCAGGACATGTTTGATGCTCATAGCACATAATTACAAGACATAATTTACAAGGATTACATACAGGGAAAGCAATCCAGTCTACATAGCTGCCATATTAATGTGACACATAGCCTCCTGGTGTTTTTTCTAGATCATTTGTGAAGCAAATAAAACAGATTATAACTCACACCATTGGATTGTGTGTTGGACATAAAGGTATAGCAGGTGTCAGATTGGAAAGTTACCTAGCAGTAGTTTGCGTAAACATGCAGTGGGTTGCTAGATTGAATTCCACTCTGTTGACCAATTGCCTGCGTTGCCGCATGGTGAGGCATATGGCTGGTCAGTGTTAAAGAAAGAGACACAATATGGTCTGTGCCGTGTTTCAGTGGCATTCGATCACAGCTGGAGATTTGTTTACCTCATAACAGGGAGCTATCTGAGTTTGGGTACAGTCTATATAATCATGTATGTGAAATGTCCAATCTATGTGGGTGTCTCAAGTGTTTCATCTCTAAATGTCATCGTGGGAATATCCAGGGTCATTGAGGTCACTCTTTCAGCATCAGCACAGGTGATCTGATAGTCACTCTGACTGTCAGATTGTTTCACCATTTTTGTGGTTATATATTCTGTCTGTATATattaatttgatttgatttttgacTTTGACTGGAGCAGAAAACATGTCTTCCTATTGTATGTATCTAAAGGTACTGTATATTCATCAGGTATTTTTCCaggttttcttaattttttcccccactgcACTCAATTCTCTGTTTTTCCTCTCAGCCTGGCTCCAGTCTCTGTCCCTCCTTAATGCAATTGTGTGATACACACATGTGTTCATGGCAGAAGTTGTAACTGTTGCACAGGGCCAGACAGCTCAAACAGAGACAGTGTTCATATAAAGCCCATTGCATTGGCTACATTTAGTTTCACGTTGTAATGACATGGGCCAGGTTTTTTTAAACAGTGAGCAGCAGCGTGGGGAAGTTGAATAGTGATTCTGTCATAAATAGTGATACTCTGATCAGCTCAGGACCTAGTACTGATCTCTCACCTCCCTGttgagagaggggaaaaaagaaggTTTTCTTCTGTGATCAATGAAGTGAAACATTGTACAGTATCACAAAACTAATACCTAAGATTAGAAAGGTCACAGTACAGCTTAAGaaaccattctttttttttctaggtTTGTCACCATGGAAGGTTTAATGGAGAGGCTGGAGAGAGCTGTGACTCGCCTGGAGAAGATGTCCGTCACGATGCAGGCGTCCAGCGGCATGGCTAACGGGGGCTGTGTCAATGGCATCGATGGAGGCAAGTCTGTGCTCAGTCATACTCAGAGGTTTGGGAGACAGAGCAACAAGTTAAACAGGCACTGGGTACATTTAAGTGAAAGCTCAACATGAGAGCAGTGATGTCTCCCTGTTTTTCCAggtttgtctcagtgtgtggaGGCCTTTGACCTCCTACTGAGAGGTCCGATGTCCGAGTACATGAACAACAGCCGAGCCATAGGAAGCGAGGTGGAGAAACATGTAAGTTAAGTAATtgtaagttgtgt
This genomic interval carries:
- the rbm24a gene encoding RNA-binding protein 24; this translates as MHTTQKDTTYTKIFVGGLPYHTTDSSLRKYFEVFGEIEEAVVITDRQTGKSRGYGFVTMADRSAADRACKDPNPIIDGRKANVNLAYLGAKPRVMQPGFTFGVPQIHPAFIQRPYGIPAHYVYPQAFVQPSVVIPHVQPTAAAPATASSPYIDYTGAAYAQYSAAAANAAAAYEQYPYAASPAAAGYLATAGYGYAVQQPLATAAPGSAAAAAAAFGQYQPQQLQADRMQ